CACATTTGGACAAGGATAATGTTCGTTATATAATGAAAGCGAGGAACCTCCTATCTGCAAAAACACAATCACTGATAAtcttatctaaaaaaatatgagaataTTGTCCACCAGATAACATCATTAGCCAACATGATATCTCATGGAAAATTATGGGGACGTTGTACTCTGTTTTGAGCAAAACttcactttaaatatttttcagccGCTGACCCACTGACTAGAGCTCAGATTTAAGTACCCAGAAGTTTCAATCACATACTCTCAAAGAAAGCAATCATGATTACTGAAATTAGGCAAAAAAACATGTCCAAGATATTATAGAAACGAAATTTCCCAGAACAAGTCGCATCTTCGCCACCGTTCACTGACCACAACCGACTTACCTACCTTGAATAAAGAAGAATCCCATCGCTGCTACCAGAAGCATGCGGCCGTTGAACACCAACTCCATCGCGGTGTCTTATACCACTCTACTTCTTAAATCCACTTTTTTGACACAAAGTACACTGAAACTCCCAAAATTGAACACTTTAAGAAAACTTTCGCACACTtgtaaaactttaaaagttCCCGCGTCGCTCAAAATTACGAATCAAGCGAACGTCACCGCTGTTGCGTTAGGAACGTTTGTCGTAAATGGCGAACGGCAAACAACTGAAATACGGGACGTTGCCGAGCGAACAACGGACGGTCGCTCGCCGCTTTCCGATGCACTTCGCGGCCGTTCGCCCCAAAATAAACGGtggttttttgttgttttttttttttaactttttcaatGTTTCGTTGTAGTTTTTGGGATTTTGTTTTCGCGGTATGACTGATGATAAGATGCGTTTGTTTTTGCAGCTGTGTGTGGGTTGCAAAATGCATCGGACCCCGATATGCCTGTGTGAAGTTGCTTCGGATGACTGAGCACcctttttttccataatttataTCGCTTGAATGGAAAAATCGAAACAGCAAATTGCAGAGCGgaagaagttttaaaaaaattgacgcGATTGCATCGactattaattaaaagataGCCCTTTTGAAAactggaaaatgtttttttttttttaaggggaaAACTCAATCGCTCAGCTTCCATTTTCAGTTGCAAACTCGTGTCCCAAAAAATTCCTCCTCGaaattgaaagaatttagttattttgcaaaaattctacGAAATAATTGTCTGGTTTTTGATCACCTTGAAGGCCAAGACATTTTTCGGTTAATgcgaaaaactaaatttttgatattttattttatttttcctgatATTAATATCCAGTGTTCATGGCAAACTTCATCACATCAACATTAAATCTCCTTAAAAGTTACtcgattaaattattttaccgATGCTTCAAGGTCTTAACAAAAATCTTTGCGAAGATCTCGAACTTTCTTTGCCAAATTTCTATTTACAAAGATAATTAAACTTGATAAAATGACTCGGGCCaatgttttgtcaaaaacccGGACGACAAacgtatgtacatatgtatgtagcTCTAAACGTGTGTTCCAACATATGTAGTTTGTGAATGGTCGTTTCAATCGAATGCTCACCGAGTAAAAATTCGTTACAAAAGCTCGGATGCAactttccaaatatttctgttttttcgaGATCGAATTTAATAGATTTCGCAAACTCGAAAGCAATACAATGCAATTTTAGCAGGCAGAAGGGAACAGGTTCGGCTTTCCTTTGAACTACTCGCTTCTTCTATTGAAAATgttctttcaattttattgcataattttaaaattctggaCTTCACCTACTCAATGACAATTTCCATTAGGGCTATGAGAACAAGACATCAAATACATGAGCATAGATTTATTCCGTTATACCTTTATATATGTATAGGTAAGTGTGTGTAATAGAGCTTCCAAGCGTtcgtaataatattatttaacaacGTACATAGATTAGCAAAACCAAAACAATTACCACACCATAAGTGTTTTATGTTTCGCATCAGAAATTCGGAATACTAACAAAATAACTGTCATCTCTATTGATTGGAAGAAATTGATCTGCACCACACAACATGTCGTTAGCGTTTATTTGTTcttaatttatctttttttttatcaagtttGCTCCTTCAAAGTGTTTGATTCGTTTGGACATATTTTATCACCATTTTTAGCCATTCATATGATTCACCATGAAGAACAAAGGGATGCTACTGCAGCAATCCAATTACCTCCTCTTGCAAATTAACCAAACCCTGTAAAGGATCTAAACCACAGATCACGTCGtttgtgttttttcatttctgcGTTAGTTTTTGTTCATCGGATTTCCTCTTTCACACCTCACGTTCTGCTTCCCGTGGTTATAATTTTCGTGTGCCATAACAATACTATTTCAGAAGTTAATTCCTTCATTTTCCACAACTGCAATACATTATTTTACCGCTGGCCaagaaaccaaaaattttaaataatttcaaatgctaaaagcaaattataataaagttAGGTAAAAGTGAATATCAAATAAAGGCCTGATTATGGAAATTAACCTCTGGAAGTAGTTTTAGGAAGTTGTTACAAAAGGTCGATAAAGTTTCCATTTGCTGTTTGCAGAAACATATAATGGGTTTTAAGCTGCATTAAGAAGTTTTGCCGAACAAAAGCCATCAGCATTGCAGCTCAGTTCGCCAGTGAATACCTCAGTAAAATAAACCcactcaaaaataaattactcccTCCATAATTGCGTTTTCATCGTCCCGATGAAGCGATGAAACATAATAATTACGGCGGAAAATtgttgaaagttttaattaaagattTCGGCAGTTTCCTTCTTTCTGCGCTAAAGGCTTCACCCTGTGTTTTATAGTCATAGTTCACCAAcggatgaaatttaaattaaattttaagtgccACATCCCtgcacttaaaatttaaaaattttaaaaatgctcaaattttCTGTACAACTAGAATAACTTCCTGCAGcatattcatatttaaaaaactactGATAACAGAATTTTGGTCCTGCTTATATCTTCCAAATAAAAAGACTTCTCATGGAAACATCCGATACATAAAACTTCTGAGATCCCAGAATAACTATATTCAATTTCACCGTGGaagagtttttcaattttctcgacGTAAACCCAAACTTTCGGGGATTTCAAATTGTAATACCGGTTCCGCTTGTTTCCTACAAAAAGTTTGGGGTGTATCTAACCCTGCAGGTGGGTACGATCGTCGTTGAGTTTGCTCAGAGGCTTTAGggcaagttttaaaaagatttacttccctcattttaatttctttcggTTATTAGGGGAATGTATGGTCATCAGTGATAGCAAAGGATAAGTTACATTTAGAGTTTCGCCGAATGTAATCTAAAATCTAAGTATGTATAACATAATTGCGTTGTTTCAGACTATCACGGCTCTCACGGCTGGTCAAAATTCAGGGTGTATATGAAAGGGCTTTACAATGTTCTACCGCAATTTGCTGGgattaatataaaacaatgTACCTACATTTACCTAAgcgaaaagttaataattacAGGGCTAAAAGAGGGTAgagtcaaaatttaaaaatcaattttctatcaTGGTTTTCATTGCAGCGAACTGTGCAACTTTACGAAATTAAACTCCCGGAGGTTTTTCCAGATGAGGGAAGGAAACTTCCGCCAACGATTTTTACGTTCATTGTACAATACGCTATATATGATGACCGCATACGTACATTTtatcatatttaatttatttaattaaataaattcattggTACTTTTTAATTCGTAACCGTGGTTCACTTCTGAATGGAAATGGTATATAATACAACAAGCACGAAATGATACTCATTTTCTACGCACGGAGGTTGGTTATGAGAGTAGGAAATGGTCATTTTGTGCAAGTTGCATACGATACTTTCTCTAGAAGCTCAACAATTTGTGAGAAATAAAAGGGATTTAACTacttaaaacttcaaaattcgaCACAGCTGTGACCAAAATAGCAGCTGCaaacttgttttttgtttgttttgcttCGTTGCTGTGGATATCCAGACAAAGCTTTAGGAACTCAGCTCATTTCTTTATCATCGCGCAAGCCACTCGTAAGAAATGAAACTCTGCGGAAATTGATagttttttgatataattttttgacaatgaaaattttttatatgacttgtttaagttctcagacttGATTCTAGAAACCTCAATTCGAGAGTAGGCTCTATTAAACGAGTCACTCTATATAAGACGCAACATGTCATGGTGCctaattttacaaaaaggGCACACAAATCCGTGGTAAATTATGTTACATTCATTTTTTCCAGACCAGTTGCACCAAGTTTTCGAAGAcagcttttttttatcatcaaaGTACTTAACTTGAACTAATGAGATAGGAATCTCTCTTTCATAACGGCGACTCCATATGGAGCGCAAGGAGTGAAAAGGGGTGGATTGGGGAGCGAAGCGCTGCTAAGGGCCTGACCGCAGAGCTCCCCCCCACGACTTATACTCCAGGTTGCAATTTATTTACCAACGTTGCATTCAATACTCTACGTATTAATGAGAACCGTTCTCATTACACCAATAATTTTGAAGTCTGTGAGCCTTCAAACCTTGTCGAGCACACGTACGTATAGTTTATATGTGTTTTTTCTACATATGGTCGTTATATAGTCAAATGCAATTAAGAAAAGGAAGTAGTGGAGTGTTTTAAGGTTATGAAGCTATTCAGAATTGTTAATGGTAGCTCTAATTCGAAGAATCAATGAACTTATTATCCTAATTTCAATGTTGGTAAACTTAAGAACAGCCTCGAACACAACAAAAAGAATGATTAATTAACGTGTACTCTTATGATAAGTTTACCCGTATTTTTACGACACAGATCTAAGAGCAGTGTGAGTCACCACGTAGAGAGTCAATTTATGTAAACCCCATTTATAGCTTTCACTCTTTTGACATTTACACATAGAGATGTGAGGTTAGAAAAACTAGGTATTGACTtacgtttatttttgataatttttgattattgtTAACAGTAACTCGACGATtgtgcatttaaattatatataaaaagttttgaagTACCTGTACCAGGCTCATAAGACATGGCAAAGCAGTATGTACTAGTCTTAAGTagaatgttaatattttatgttcaaatttctctCGTTAAATTATGAGCAACTCGCATAGTTCTAAAGCACTACTTCCTGCTTTTAAACCTGAAAGTGAATTATTAGGTATCAAAGCATCTGAGGTAGCTCGATTTGAGTACTAATTCATTTTGAGAACCGACAATTTGGAGGAATAATATGTCAAAAAGTTTCTTACATCTTTATATTTCcattttggcaaatgaggcACTAATCCATGGCAGTGGGATTAAGAGAAGCTTATTAATACTTGTCAGCcttctgtttaaaaaatagctGAACTATAGTCAAATGCAGAACATTATGTGCTTCATTCACTCTTAAATCTTGTTTCGTATCATTTAACAGCAATTGCATAGCTGTCtatgatatattttaaatagatttcCGGCACAACTCAATTTTATGTGTGTGTGCATTTATATATATTGGAAGATTAAGAGTTGTGAAATGATTACTTATTACCAAAGAATATCTGTCAGAGACTTCGATGTTCAACTTGTCAAAATATTAACActcttaacaaaaattaatatttatatacattatttacattgataaaatcaattttttaagttgcAGTATATTgctaattattatattagttTGAAGGTGATCCCTCTAaagaattaaaacataaattgcATCTTTCAGATATGGATTAATTCTCCctaacaaaaaaagagaaaccACAGTGGTCagaccttcaatatttaatgaagATTCAGACTCGGATACTCCTACAGCCTCAAAGCCAACAGGATTTAATAGAAGCAATGAATCCAAAAAACAAGACATAATTAACCAACAAAGGGTGCGAATTAcgaatataattaataaatgttaatacTATAGTTTTTCTTGACTACCCAGTCTGCTAGTTTAATAATCATCAAACATTTGCTCCTTTCAGGCTCTTGAAGAAGACCCTACAGTCTTCCAATATGATGAAGTATATGATCagattgagaaaaaaaaggtTGAGTCGAAATTGGCTCGAAAGGACATAGACAAGAAACCAAAATACATCAATCGTTTATTGGCGGCGGCAGATAGAAGAAAGCGCGAAAACGAACGAAGGATTGAAAGAGATGTGCAAAAAGAACGCGAGGCTGAaggttaaaatgaaaataaattcctaaacaagaaacataaatatttgtcTACATTTTTAGGAGAACAATTCAATGATAAAGAATCTTTTGTTACCGGAGCATACAAAAGGAAGCTGGAAGAAATGAAAGTTTTAGAAGAACAAGAAAAACGAGAGGAGTATTTGGAAGCCATTGGGGATGTATCTAAACAGGGCAATTTGGACGGGTTTTACCGTCATTTATATGaccaaaaagttaattttgaagACAGGCTTTTGAAAGAAGAGCCAGTTGAAATAAAGGAGGAAATTATGAGTGACAAGGAGGGGAGTGAGAAaggagaaaaaggaaaaaaaggtaAGAATAgaggaaatttttcttttatttacaattgacatcatattttatttcaagaaaGTACAGATATTGACAAAGGGCAAAAGAAATCTGcaacaaaaagaagaaaatacaGAAGCAGAAGAGACTCTGACAATAATGAAGATGAGAAGAgtcaagaaattgaaaaaattgaaattaaaaaagaacatttacCATCAAATCTTGATGCCGATTCAGACTTCAGTGTTGATTCTTCAGACAGTGAGAGTGAGAAAGAGGAGGGGAATAAGAATGAACTGGAAAAACTGGGGAAAGACAAGATGATTGAACATGAAGGGGAGGTTTTGAAGCTGCCAGACAAAGGCAATGTTTTGAGTGATAACGCTGCGCTGCTAAagaaaagtgaagaaaatcCTGAAGAGGAGGTCGCACAGGAAGAACTCAAGGAGGAGAAGCCAAAAAAGCCAAAAGTAGATATTTGGAAGAAACGTACTGTAGGGAAGGTTTTTGATGAAGCTGTAAGAAGATATTTTGCAAGAAAAGCTGCGAGAGGATGGTAGagcttaaaacaaataaattatcaattgcatgtatttttttatttgtcaaaaatatgtattatgcCTACAAAAATCTTACTTAGAGacgaatctccaaaaaaacaatacttaattgtaataaaagaGGAAGGGATTATTATATTCTGACCTTTTTTTGTTGTCGCTGCCTGTAAAGATCATTCATGGGCGGCAAATGCACGTCTTCGTCGTCGGATCCATCTACAGTCAGCCCAATTTTCTTCCTTCTTTTAATACCTAACCCACCGTTATCTTCGATTATCCAATGAACTGATTTTGCAATATCAAATAATCGAACGTCACCGTGTTCAGTCGGTTGGGGTACTAAAaagatatattattaaaataggtTATGTGATTAATGAGTGTATCAAAACATTCTTGGTCAAAGGCGCAAACTTTGTTTACAGTGTGTCAGCCGTAGATAGGTTcgattttaaaatctttttgttGATATATTATGTTTGTAAGTTTTTCCACAGCACTATCGACCAGGATTTGATACACCTTTCACGAAGTTGACTCGGCTGTGTGATCTGGAACACCCAGAGTATTGAAATCACGAAATATTTATATGtctaaatattatattttcttcaaagcaattttgaggaaaatcCCGTTTTGTGAatgaattgttttaaaatttttctgttaaaaccctatttaataattcaatataATCTCTGTTATAAGAGTCCGTCACTGATTCGAAGTTTCAAGAATCCGGctgttaatttcaaaaaatttcatatttcctACCTTGTTCTGGCAGATAAATTCTGTTAAAGATATCCATCATAATATCCACATGGACAAAGGGACCTCTAAAACATTGAGGAGGAGGTAGTTGTGTGCAGAGTTGAGCAGCAGTGGGAGGCATGGGAAAAGAACCACCTTAAAAAATCAATCGAATACTTAGATGTGTAAATACAAATATTCaatacacatttttgaaacaacaGACTATCTGATACATAAACAATACAAAGAAAACcccaatttatttcttttctttattagtTATCTTTAAATGTAATCCGGATTTCTCtttatataaaagaaaataaaataaattgcctggtttaaagaaagaattttGCGTTTCCACCGGTTTATTTCTATCTGTCTTAATACTCACCGGGAACCGGATGTTCTCCAGGTAAAGGATTATTTTTAGGCTTATAAGGAATCATTTGTGAGTAATCTGGCCTAGGCAGTGGCATCTCAGCATCTTGATTAATGATAGAATGTAATATATGATTTTTCCCAGCCCCAGTGACATTTATTACATCAGTATAgctataaaagaaattaagaaatagcTAAACATTTTCCGTTACAAACTATTTAATAATGTTCTACCCAATACTCTTCAACTCTTGCGCCAAGCAAGGGAACAGGTCTAGAAACCTATACCTATCAACCAATTGGGCAGTGTCCTTGCCTTGAAATTCCTTAATTTTAGACAGCACCTCTGATCGTCTCTTTTCCACTTTAACAATGGACTGAAGGTCCCCAATGTTACActcaaattccaaaaatttattcCAAATATCTCTGCAATTTGACATTTCAATATAGGAAATGATTCAAAACTAGAAATTATTTACacagatttttcattttccaaactGCCTGAAGATAAAACTCTTTCAAAAAGCACTCGAGTGTTATTGTCTTCATTCAAGTGAGACAGATAGTCAATGTAGCACGTGACGTATTCGGGAATGTCACCAAACTTCTTAAGACCAAGTTCAAATATCCTAGAAATCTcctttttattacaaaatattacattgaTATAGTAGGTTATTAGATACCTGAAAGCTATGTTTTTATCTTTTGAACAGTAGTACTCCATTATAGCTGCACATACGTAAATATGATACTTGGCTCTATTGTCCTCTCGAGCCCTCTTGAAAATTGCTCTGGCAGATTTAATGCCTTCAGCCCTTCTTGCAAATTTCATGTATTGAATATAGGC
The Euwallacea fornicatus isolate EFF26 chromosome 12, ASM4011564v1, whole genome shotgun sequence genome window above contains:
- the LOC136342637 gene encoding nuclear speckle splicing regulatory protein 1, with product MAKQYGLILPNKKRETTVVRPSIFNEDSDSDTPTASKPTGFNRSNESKKQDIINQQRALEEDPTVFQYDEVYDQIEKKKVESKLARKDIDKKPKYINRLLAAADRRKRENERRIERDVQKEREAEGEQFNDKESFVTGAYKRKLEEMKVLEEQEKREEYLEAIGDVSKQGNLDGFYRHLYDQKVNFEDRLLKEEPVEIKEEIMSDKEGSEKGEKGKKESTDIDKGQKKSATKRRKYRSRRDSDNNEDEKSQEIEKIEIKKEHLPSNLDADSDFSVDSSDSESEKEEGNKNELEKLGKDKMIEHEGEVLKLPDKGNVLSDNAALLKKSEENPEEEVAQEELKEEKPKKPKVDIWKKRTVGKVFDEAVRRYFARKAARGW